The Chloroherpetonaceae bacterium DNA segment ATGAGCTTATCTATCACAAATGTGAGAACGTTCAATGGCAGGCAAGTAAAGGGTTTAGTGACGCTGTCAGAGGGCGTGATGCCTATAACGGCAGCAGGCAAGCTGCGATACGCTGAAGCAATTCGGAAAGGCGTGCGACATTTTGCCACGATGCGCATTGCTGAGATTTACGATGTGATTCAAAAAGACAAGCATTTGCGCGAGCCAGATTGGAAAGGTAAGGCTTTTTCGGAGTATGACCATCTGCGCATAGAGTATCCGCTCTTTTCTCCTACTGCCTTAGAGCCACAAAGCTATCCACAATTTCAGCGACAATTTGCGCCGTTCTTTACCACCCTCTTTGCGCAGCGATATCCAGGCTATGTTGGCACAGTCGAACTGAGAGGCGCACCAAACATCAGCCCGCGTTTCATTATCGCAGCACAAGAAAACTTTCTGCTCTGGGGTGATCGATTCAAGAACAAAACTTTCTTCAATTTTTCTCGCCCAAGCCCCATCACGGTCTTTGCACCAAATCCTGAGACAGGTGAGGCTTTCTTATTCAAAGGCTGGGCACGATTTCACTTTTTTGGCAAAACAGTGGTGATGGTGAACGAAGCATGGCATCAAATTGGCTTTAAAGACCCCATGCAAGCTGTGCACTTCTACCCCGAAGAGATTGAGCGGATTTTACCACAGCAAAACATGCAGCGCTACTACGAAGCACGTCCGCGCGAAAAATGGCTGCCTCCGCCTGTTCTGACCGAGCAGCGCCGTGTTCAGAGTGGCTCTGCCGAAGTGGAAAAAGGAATCACAGCAAACAAGCTTGAGGCTCTGCCACGACCAACAATTGGCGTTGCTGGTGATAGGATGCCTCGTACAGACACGCGTCTCAGGGCAATTATGCTCTCTGATGAGCCGTTAGCATTGGAACTGGTTGCGCCGTTGAAGCCAGATATTGATGTGTCTATTGTGCCGCTTGAGCGCTACGACCGCAGTTACCTTGTCAAGACCGATGTGGTAATGGCGGTATTTGGTAACCGTGCAACCGAAGTGGATTTGTTCTACCTGCGTTGCCTGCTGGATGCGGCAGCATTTTATAGCGAAACCAGCGGAGAGCATGCCGCCGTGCGCTTCATTGTTTTCATCGCCGCATTTGAAAAATCACCTTCGCTGAAGGCGATGATGAACGCGCTGGAAATTTATGTCAAGATGCTCAATCAAGTCGGTAAAACGAAAGTGGAACTCATGTTTATTTGGCTTCCAGCACACCTCGATGCTAAAGCCCTCAAAGCCGATGTGCGCCAGCGTGTGTCAAGCTTGCTGTTTGCAAGTGAGTTTGGCGAACTCAATTACCTCAGATTGCATGATACCATAGACTCTTAGGCGGAGCAAGAATTGCGCTCAAAACACGCTTAGAGTAAAAAACAGCTGCATGCACAAAGAGCAGCGATTCACCCACATGCAGAGCACGACTATTGTATGCAGTGCTTGCTTACTTCAATGGAGCGTCCCGCTTAGGCTTCAACAAAAATGCTCTCACAATTTTTCAAAATGTCCGCCACTTTTGCTGTGGCGCGCTACTACCTTTGACCACATTTCAAAGCATATCAGGTTGATTGCTGCGGCTAACCTGTAATGTGCACAGATGCTGAACGATACGGTTGCACAAGCGTAGGTCTGCCTTTGCATTTATTGCGTCTCTCGCTGCGACCCAGACGGCAACGCCAAATCACAAGTTGTCTCAACAAGTGTCGCTTACCCGCAAGCGCTTGCTATTGCGCCAAAGTTCATCAACAAATATGAACTTCAAGATCAAATCACGCTGCGCTGTGCTGCAAAGAGCACTCAAAGCTTTGGCATTCATGCGTTTCGACGTGCAGGTGATGGCGCATTCGAACCGATAAATGCTGCCTATACGATTGAGCGCGTATCTGCAAGATGGGACAGCCTTATCATCACACTGATGGACTCAATGGTTGCACAGTCCAAGTATTACCAATACTTCATTGTGCCGAAGGATGACTACGGCAACACGGGCGCACCCTCCGACACCGTGTTTGCCACCACTTTTGACTGTCGCCAGATTCCCTTGCCTGACAACCTGCGCGCGCTGAACGCACCCAGCGTTGCAGGCTTGCCACTCTCGTGGCGAATGATAAGCATGACCAATGTCGTGAGCGTGGACATTCTTCGCAGCACTGATTCCGAAAAAGGCTTTGAGCGCACTCCAACCGTGCTGCCCACGCAAACCACCTACCTTGACGAAAGCGCCGAACCGATGCAGCGCTATTTCTACCTCTTGGTGATAACTGGTCCGTTTGGTGAGCGTTCTCAGCCCAGTGCGATGGCGTTTGGTATTTACGAAAACCCACTGCCACCAATGCCGCCACGTCTGGTAAAAGCAGAAGGCATCAAAAATGGCGTGCAGCTTAGCATTGAAACGAGCGACCCGACCATCATCGGCTACCGCATCTATCGCAATGCACGCTACGGCGACTCACTTCGGCTCATCTCTGGACTAGTGCCACTTGCAAAGATTGAAGAGACCGTGTTTATAGATTCCGCTTTGGTTCTAAGCGGACGGCAGTCTTACGGCTATGCCGTGCGCGCCGAAAGCAAGAGCCACGTGCTCAGCAATTTTTCTGACACACTTTACGCACGCCCAGCAATTGCCTTCGACTTACCAACGCCGATGGGACTGTCTGCCACGCAACCCAACGGCAAGTTTCAAAAGACCGTGAGTCTATTCTGGCTGGAGCTGACGCCTACGACGATGCGATTTCAGGCTACCGTGTCTATTGACGCAAAGTGATGCCGAAAGGAAAGACAGACTTCAAGCCACTTTTTGATTCGCTGCTTTCGGCGGAGCAAAATTACCTCATTGATACAACACTCTCGAAGTTTGGCGTCTATGAATACGCTGTGCAGGCGCTTGGCAGATTTGAGTCAAAGAGCGCAATGAGTGAGCCTGTGCGCATAGAGTACAAGAAACTGCCGCTTGTGCCGCCCGCAGATGTGCGCGCCACCGCCACAGCGGAAGGCGTGAAAATTACATGGGGCGAGACGATGCAAGAGCGACTGTCGGGCTACAAACTCTATCACTATGAGCGTGGCAAAATACCCGCCATGTTAGCCACACTGAAGCCCAATCAGCGAGAATTTCTGGACAAGTCTGCAAAAAAAGCACACTGTATTTTTACTTTGTTACCAGTGTGGAAAAAGACGGCGAAAAGCACGCCGAGTGAAGGAGTAAGCTTGCGTCCGTAATATCAGCACTAAAAGACGCTGGTTAGCCAGAAAGAGTTGCAAGGCAGTGCTTCTTTTGGAAGAAAACGCGCAAAAGAGCGTATATTCGCAAAACACCGAAAGCTGAAAAATTTGCAGCGAGCGGTGCAAGAAAAGGGGCTGCAAATGCATCAGCGGTGAGAATCCCTAATACCTGCCGTGCGATACAACAGTTTCCGCTGGATACTGCTGCTCTGCTTAGCCATGAATGCGGCGCTGCTGAAGGCGCAAAGCAGCGTGGACAACACGCTCAGTATCTCTTTGGGTGGTGCAGGGTCTGCATACTTGGGCGCCATTCCGGGAATGGAGTTAAATCCAGCGCGTTTAGCCGCCTTTGAATATCACCCACGTCGGTTCAGCTTCTCTATTCTGCCGATTGGGCTATCGGTGCAAAACAATGCCTTCAACATTGAAAGCTACAACCGCTTTTTGGGACGGCAGAGCCGCAATGTGCCAGAGACACGCACGACCACGTTTTGGACAGCACAAGACAAAGAAGCAATTCTGGAGCAGGTGCCAGATATGTGGCGACTGAATGTAGGCGCAAACATTCAGCTCTTTGGCATAGCGCTCAATATCTCCGACAACATTGGCGCAGTCGGCTTCTCCGTCCGAGACTATGCTGGCACGCGGCTTGCAATCAACAAATCTTACTTAGACCTTGCGCTGAATGGCAATGCGAACTTGCTGGGACAGACGATTGAATCACGCGGAACTAACCTGAGGGGCTGGTGGCATCGAGAGTTTGCGCTTATCTACGCACGAGAGTTTCGCTTGCCCGAGTCTATTCGATTTCAAAACTTCTATGCAGGACTGGCCTTGAAATATGTGCAAGTCTTTGCGTTTGCGCATCTGGATAACCAGTCTACCATCTTTACCTCGCGCACGGGCGATAGCTTGGCAATGCGGCTAAGTTACCAGTGGACGGCTGCTGTGCCAGAGAGAATCCCAGTGATTCTATCACCTGAGGCACTGGGGAGTGGATTCGGCGTGGATGTGGGCATTTCTGCAGAAGTTTATCGCGGTTTGACAATTGGACTAAGCTTGAATAACATCGGTGGTCTGTCGTTCTCTGGCAGTCAGGTGCAGCAGCGACTAGCGGATACGACTGTTCGTTTTACAGGCTTTACAGATCCATTTGATGACCAGAAAACCCAGCGTGAGATTGATAGTCTCCGCAAAGCAATTGAGCACGTTCGTCCAAGTCAAGCACCATTCGGCTTTGCATTGCCTACCGTCCTCCGCTTAGGCACCGCATTTGACCTAAGGAAATACAGCGACCTGCCGCTAACGCTAATGCTCGACTGGGTGCAAGGCGTAAATACGAACTTTGGCAATACCACTATGCCACTGGTGGCATTTGGCGTAGAGTGGCGTGCCGTGCCAACCCTCCCTATTCGAGCAGGATTGCGCATCGGGGGTAATGAATTGCCAGCCTTAGCGTTTGGCATCTCATTTGACACACCAGAAGCAGCATTTGACCTTGCAACGCGAGATGTGTTGGGATTTTTTTCGCCAAGTGCAGCAAAGCAGTTCTCTGTAAGTGTCGGAATGCGCTTCCGTCTCTTTAAGCCGAGTGAGGCTTTGCCACCTGAGCAATGCTATGCACCAGTGGTGGCATACCATCCCTTGCCAGTGGTGGAGGCAGTGGTAGGGCGCAATCGAATTGAGTACGGTGATTCTACATTGCTGGTCTGGACAACCTTAGATGCAGATTCCGTATTCATTGAGCCAGAATTGGGTAAAGTGGCGGTCAAGGGGGCTCGGACCATAAGGCCAAGTGCCACCACCACCTACCTCATTCGTGCCAAAAATCGCTATGGTGAGTTGATAGGAGCGGCTCACGTCAGAGTTGAACCAAAGCCCAAAGTTGAGCCACCTCCCAAGCCTGTGCCGCTTGCAAAAGTTGGCGATAAGCTGGCAGTGCGCATCAATTTTGCACTGAACAAGTATCAAATCCCAAAAAACGAACAATTTAAGCTCGATACACTGGTAGCGCTCTTGCAGACCAAAGAGCGAGAGAAGTTTGTCGTAGAAATTTCAGGACACACAGATAACACAGGTAAAGGCAAGCTAAAGCCCAAAGGCTCAAAAGAATCTATGGAGCAGTTTGAAAAGCGGCGTTTGCAGTTTGAGAAAGCTCGTAAGCAATATAATCTTGCCCTGTCGCTAAGGCGTGCGCAATCGGTGCGGGATTACTTAGTCGGGAAGGGAATTGATGCGCGGCGTATCACCGTGCGCGGCGCAGGTGAGGAAGAACCGATTGCCAGTAACGACACCGAAGAAGGACGCGCTCAAAACCGCCGAATGGAAGCTAAAATTATCAGCGAACTCTCTGAGCCACTCTTGCCGCAGAAAGATGTATTGCGCAAAAAAACGCGCAAGAAAGTGGCTGACAATGTAATTAGGAGGTAATCACCATCGAAAGCACATTTGAGGACAGCGCTTGGCACTCTCTGAGCAGCGTTGGGGTGATGTGTGCCTTCACGAAGGGGAGAACAAAATGGTAAGCAAATGCAGAGGATGAGGTTTTGAACACTTTTGAAGTAAGACGAATTTGAAAAAAAAGAGAAAGATTGCTATCTTCGGCGCAAGGCTGTTACTATCCGTGTTCCGTATGTGGAGTGGGAAAATCCCACTTTTTTTGTTCTCATAAAGCAAAAAGACGGCTTGTGACGACAGTGTCTCGCATTGAGCGAGCAAAAGAGTGGGTTGTAGAACAACTGCAGCGTTTCTCGGACGCAGCAGGCGCGCACGTTGCGCCACAGAAGGAAGTCTATCTAGTCGAATTTGTGATGCGTAACGTGAATGGGCGCGACATTGTAGAAATCTATGCAGATACCGATGCGGGTATCACCATTGAAGAGTGCGCCCAGCTCACGCGCCAAATCTTAGAGGAAATTGAGCGGAGTGCGGAGGCGCAGGAAATTTTCGGTGAAAATTTTCGCTTGGAAATTTCTTCGCCGGGAGTGTCTCGTCCGCTGAGCTTGTTGCGTCAGTATCGAAAAAATATTGGTCGACGCCTACAGGTGCGATACGCATCAGCCGATGCAAGCGTGCAGACCGTAACGGGCACACTGCTGGCAGTTCGAGAAACAGAACACAGTGGAGCGGAGATAGTGCTTGACATAGCCCAAAGAGCAAAACGAGCCGCAAAAAGCAAGGATACGGGAACAACAGCCGAAGCAAAGCAAACCATTCACATACCGCTTTGCCAAATTCGTGAAGCGGTCGTGCAAGTTGAATTGTAGGACTATTTTTCACTTGAACCATCTACGATTATGCCAAAGCGCAAAACAGAGCCGACTTTAGAAGATAAGAAGACGCTGATTAAGTCCGCTTTCAGCTCAATTGAAGAATCTGAAAAGCTCCGCGACCGAAAAGCGTCAGATAGCAGTATGAAGCAGGATATTGCGGACTTGCTCAAAGAGGTCATCCAGAAGCAACTCCGCAAGGACTACGACCCAGAGGTGAATGCACGTGTTATCGTCAATCCTGAGCGCGGCGATTTTGAAGTCTATATTATGAAAGAGGTGGTGCAGGAAGTCGATATCCCTACAATTCAAATTAGCTATGAGGAAGCGCGTAAAATTGATGACTCAATTGAGCTGGGTGATACCTTCGAGGAAGGTCCAATTGACTTAGAAAAATATCTCTCACGCAAGTCTATTCAGATTATCAAGCAAGCGGTTCAAAAGAAAATGCGCGATGCCGAGCGCGATGCAATCTACGAGGAGTGTCGTGAGAAGGTCGGTGAGATTGTCTCGGCAGAAGTCTATCAAATTCGTCCGAAGGAAATCATTTTCACCTACAACACATCCAAGAATCAGAAGGTGGATTTGATTTTGCCGATAAGCGAAAAAATGCCGAAAGACAATCCACGCAAGACCCCACGAATGAAACTGTATGTCAAAAAAGTCGAGCGGGAGAAAGTGCGCATTCGACAACCAGACGGCACAGAGATTGAAAAAGAGCGCGAAGATGGACCAATTCGCGTGATTGTCTCGCGCACTGACGACAACTTTCTGCGCAAGCTTTTCGAAGCTGAAGTGCCTGAGATTGCAGAAGGGTTAATTATTATCAAAGGCATTGCACGAGTGCCGGGCGAGCGTGCTAAGGTAGCAGTCGAGTCTACCAGCAGCCGCATTGACCCAGTAGGGGCTTGTGTCGGACATCGTGGCAAACGTATTCAAAACATCGTCAAAGAACTTGGTAACGAGAATATTGATGTAATCAGCTACAGTGATGAGCCACAAATTTACATTGCACGTGCTTTGCAGCCCGCCAAAATTGACCCAATGAGCATTTTTGCGGACTACAAAAACAAAAAAGCACGCGTTACGCTCAAACCCGACCAAATCAAATATGCAATTGGTAAAAACGGCAACAATATACATCTTGCAGAAAAGCTAACAGGCTTTGAGATTGAGATTTATAGAGAGCTGGATAAAAACTTGCAAGACTCTGACGACATTGACATCATCGCGTTCCGCGAGGAGTTTGGAGATGATATGATCTATCAGCTCTTAGACAGTGGCTTAGATACAGCTCGTAAGGCACTGGAAGCAGGAGTTGATGGAATCGAGCGCGCCCTGATTCTTTCTCCAAAACGGGAAGACTCCTTCTTCGACAGCAAGCGAAATAAGGCTCAAACACGCGTAATGAGCGAGGAAGAGCGAAAGTATTGGCGTCGCATCGCGGAAAATATCTACAAAACACTTCAAGAAGAGTTTGAACATGAGGCTGGAGATGTGCCGCATCATAACCAGCCGACAACCGAACAAAGTCAGCAAGACGCTGAGACGGAGTCGGCAAGTGCGGCACTCACCGAATCCTCTACCCAATCTGAAACGAAGGACTAGTCTTAATAAAACCTAATTTTCACTTGCGGAAAGGAAGGACGACAAGATGAGCGAAGACAATAAGACGGTTGAAGAAAAGAAGTATAAAGTCGCTGACATTGCTGAGGAACTGGCGATTTCTGCCCAAGACCTAATTGCGTTCTTGGGGCAGAACGGCATCAAAGTGGCCTCTGCATCTACAAAGGTCGGAGAAAGTGCGCGGGCGCTCATCTTGGAGCACTTTAGCGACGCTAAAAAACAAAGCGATGCGAACCGCAAACTCAAGGCAGAAAAGGAAAAGAAGAAGAAAGCCTTAGAGGCAAGGGTTGAGACGCCGATAAAAGAAAGCAGGCCAAGGGTTGCAGTAGCAAAGCCCAAGCCTGAACCAGCACCACCACCTGCACCTGAGCCACCGCGCGAAATACCTGCCCCGACGACAGCAAGTGAGCCTGTCCCAGAAATCGCACCCGAACCAGCTGTAGCAGCCGCAGCAGACAAAGTAGCTGAAGCAGTGTCGGAAAAAGCTGTAACGGAGACTGTTGCAGATGAAACTGCGGCTCAAAGTGTGGTACAAGCGGAGCTAGCAATTGTGGCTACTCCAGTCAATGGAGAAGCAGCTTACCAAGTAACGCAAGAGACAAAGAGCGAGCCTGTAGCTACAACGCCCAGCGAGACAACGGCGACACCAGCAGCGCAGCTTGAAGAAAAGCCTCAACCGAAAGAGCAAGACGCAAGTGAAAACTTGCCTGCGGAGACCATAATACCCACAGCCGATGTGGCTCAGGTGGAGGCAAGCGAGCCAACACGTGCGTCTGAGCAATCAAGTGAAGAGCCCGTTGCAGTAGCGACAGCGCTAACAGGGAGCCTAAGCGAAGAGCTGGTGCAGAAAACAGAACCTGACACGCGAACCGAGCTGCAACGCGAAATTGAGCGTCAGCAAGCGGAAATTGCAAGTAAATTTGCCGTAGCTGAAAATGTAGGGGGCTTGCGTGTCTTAGGCGAAATTGACCTCTTCAAAAAGAAGAAAAAGAAGGAGAAGAAGAAACGCTTTGGTGAGCAAGCGCGTGACCTGCGTGAGCAATCTAAGCTGACAGAAAGCACAACGCCAAAGGCAGCACCAGTGCCAAGCTCTGCACCAAAAGCGCAGCCAGCGCCAAAGCCAATTGAGGCGAAAAAAACTCAGCCGCCACCACCTGTGCCGCCACGTCAGCAGGAAGTCTACTCGACAGAGCCACCTGCTAAGCCCTCCAAGAAGGAAGCAGTAGCCGATGCGGAAGAAAAACTGGAAGGGCGCGGTAAAAAACGCCATAAGCGCCATGAGATTGATGAGAAAATCATTGAGCGCAACATTCGTGAAACAATGCTAGGCGAAGTCGGTGAGGTAGCATCGCGTCAGAAATTCCGCAAACAGCGCCGTCGTGAGCGGGAGGAGAAAATGGAACTCGAGGCGGCACAACGGGCTGCGGAAGACAAAATTGTCAAAGTGACCGAGTTTGCCACAACACACGAATTTGCTGACCTGCTAGGCGTAACCCCCAAAGAAGTGATTGAAAAGTGTTTCCGAATGGGCAAGCTCATTACCATCAACCAGCGTCTCGATCGGGAAACAATGGAACTGCTTGCACTGGAATTCGGACGCGAGATTCAATTTATTTCTGATGTCGAAGCTACGCAGGCGCAGACCGAAGAAGACAGACCCGAAGACCTGGCTAAGCGTCCGCCAGTGGTAACAATTATGGGTCATGTCGATCATGGCAAGACCTCGCTGCTCGACTACATTCGCCAGAGCAATATAGTGGCCGGCGAAGCAGGCGGTATCACCCAGCACATCGGCGCATATGAGGTAACGCTTGAAAACGGCGAAAAGATTACCTTCTTAGACACGCCCGGACACGAAGCCTTCACAGCAATGCGCGCACGTGGAGTGCAAGTAACAGATATTGTCATTTTGGTTGTGGCGGCTGACGACAATGTGATGCCGCAGACGGTTGAAGCAATTAACCATGCCAAAGCTGCTGGCGTCCCGATTGTGGTGGCGATTAACAAAATCGATAAGCCTGAGGCTAATCCTGATAAGATTCGTGCGCAGCTTGCAGAAAACGGTGTAGTAGTCGAAGAATGGGGCGGCGAAGTGCAGTGCCAAGAAATTTCTGCCAAGAAGGGAATCGGTGTGCGCCAACTTCTGGATAAGGTATTGGCACAAGCCGATCTGATGAATCTGAAAGCAAACTACAATCCTAATCGATTGGCGAAAGGGGTCGTCATTGAAGCAGAGTTAGA contains these protein-coding regions:
- a CDS encoding DUF5723 family protein; protein product: MRYNSFRWILLLCLAMNAALLKAQSSVDNTLSISLGGAGSAYLGAIPGMELNPARLAAFEYHPRRFSFSILPIGLSVQNNAFNIESYNRFLGRQSRNVPETRTTTFWTAQDKEAILEQVPDMWRLNVGANIQLFGIALNISDNIGAVGFSVRDYAGTRLAINKSYLDLALNGNANLLGQTIESRGTNLRGWWHREFALIYAREFRLPESIRFQNFYAGLALKYVQVFAFAHLDNQSTIFTSRTGDSLAMRLSYQWTAAVPERIPVILSPEALGSGFGVDVGISAEVYRGLTIGLSLNNIGGLSFSGSQVQQRLADTTVRFTGFTDPFDDQKTQREIDSLRKAIEHVRPSQAPFGFALPTVLRLGTAFDLRKYSDLPLTLMLDWVQGVNTNFGNTTMPLVAFGVEWRAVPTLPIRAGLRIGGNELPALAFGISFDTPEAAFDLATRDVLGFFSPSAAKQFSVSVGMRFRLFKPSEALPPEQCYAPVVAYHPLPVVEAVVGRNRIEYGDSTLLVWTTLDADSVFIEPELGKVAVKGARTIRPSATTTYLIRAKNRYGELIGAAHVRVEPKPKVEPPPKPVPLAKVGDKLAVRINFALNKYQIPKNEQFKLDTLVALLQTKEREKFVVEISGHTDNTGKGKLKPKGSKESMEQFEKRRLQFEKARKQYNLALSLRRAQSVRDYLVGKGIDARRITVRGAGEEEPIASNDTEEGRAQNRRMEAKIISELSEPLLPQKDVLRKKTRKKVADNVIRR
- the nusA gene encoding transcription termination factor NusA produces the protein MPKRKTEPTLEDKKTLIKSAFSSIEESEKLRDRKASDSSMKQDIADLLKEVIQKQLRKDYDPEVNARVIVNPERGDFEVYIMKEVVQEVDIPTIQISYEEARKIDDSIELGDTFEEGPIDLEKYLSRKSIQIIKQAVQKKMRDAERDAIYEECREKVGEIVSAEVYQIRPKEIIFTYNTSKNQKVDLILPISEKMPKDNPRKTPRMKLYVKKVEREKVRIRQPDGTEIEKEREDGPIRVIVSRTDDNFLRKLFEAEVPEIAEGLIIIKGIARVPGERAKVAVESTSSRIDPVGACVGHRGKRIQNIVKELGNENIDVISYSDEPQIYIARALQPAKIDPMSIFADYKNKKARVTLKPDQIKYAIGKNGNNIHLAEKLTGFEIEIYRELDKNLQDSDDIDIIAFREEFGDDMIYQLLDSGLDTARKALEAGVDGIERALILSPKREDSFFDSKRNKAQTRVMSEEERKYWRRIAENIYKTLQEEFEHEAGDVPHHNQPTTEQSQQDAETESASAALTESSTQSETKD
- the infB gene encoding translation initiation factor IF-2, which encodes MSEDNKTVEEKKYKVADIAEELAISAQDLIAFLGQNGIKVASASTKVGESARALILEHFSDAKKQSDANRKLKAEKEKKKKALEARVETPIKESRPRVAVAKPKPEPAPPPAPEPPREIPAPTTASEPVPEIAPEPAVAAAADKVAEAVSEKAVTETVADETAAQSVVQAELAIVATPVNGEAAYQVTQETKSEPVATTPSETTATPAAQLEEKPQPKEQDASENLPAETIIPTADVAQVEASEPTRASEQSSEEPVAVATALTGSLSEELVQKTEPDTRTELQREIERQQAEIASKFAVAENVGGLRVLGEIDLFKKKKKKEKKKRFGEQARDLREQSKLTESTTPKAAPVPSSAPKAQPAPKPIEAKKTQPPPPVPPRQQEVYSTEPPAKPSKKEAVADAEEKLEGRGKKRHKRHEIDEKIIERNIRETMLGEVGEVASRQKFRKQRRREREEKMELEAAQRAAEDKIVKVTEFATTHEFADLLGVTPKEVIEKCFRMGKLITINQRLDRETMELLALEFGREIQFISDVEATQAQTEEDRPEDLAKRPPVVTIMGHVDHGKTSLLDYIRQSNIVAGEAGGITQHIGAYEVTLENGEKITFLDTPGHEAFTAMRARGVQVTDIVILVVAADDNVMPQTVEAINHAKAAGVPIVVAINKIDKPEANPDKIRAQLAENGVVVEEWGGEVQCQEISAKKGIGVRQLLDKVLAQADLMNLKANYNPNRLAKGVVIEAELDKGKGAVATVLVQTGLLRVGAPFVAGLVYGRVRAMLDERGRRVEEAHPSQPVRVLGFEGLPEAGDVFNVMPSDREAREIATRRQLIRREQLLRQATRVKLNEISKQAQSGQVKTLRIVLKADTGGSIEALSDGLMKIQTNEVNVEIIHKGVGQITESDVLLAAASDAIIIGFRVRPNLNAKRLAEQENIDIRFYSVIYHALEEVKDALEGMLSPEVSEKLVGMAEVREVFRISKVGNVAGCYVLEGKIRRDARVRLLRDGVQIYEGELSSLKRFKDDVKEVETGFECGLTLSGYDDIKVGDVIEIFETVETKRKLTVE